AGTCCGGCCATCTTTCGTTGCGTTTCAGGCTGGCGCCGAGACAGCCGCGTTCGCTGCGGAAATAGCCGACGATCTGCTGCGAGGTCTCGGTGGTGACGAACCGGGCGCCGGCATAGGGGCCGCCCGCATAGCCCATGGCGGACGTCGCTGCGGGCTGGACCGTGGTGGTCGTGACGATGAGGACCAGGGCATAGAGCATGACGCCCTCCCGATCTGCTCCCAACCCACGACCCGCAATCATTCTACGCCTGTGCTGCCCCAGCGCGAACCGGTTTGTTGGCGCGTTTTTGGCGACGACGCTTGCGTGGCATCCAGAATACGTCCATCATGTGCCTACAAATGAGGCTGCATGACAGCGTTGTGTGCAGACATTTGCCTTCCCTTGGCCCTCTCTGCCCCGTCTGGAGCCATGAGACATCATTGGAAAGCATTTTTCGCACGTCATGAGCCCCATTGCGGCTCCGTCCAGGTCGGGCTGAAGTCCGGCGCGGGCGGGATGCTGGGCATGGGCCTTGTCGGTGGCGCCGCGGCCTTCACCAGCCTTCCGCTGCTCATCGCGCCGTTCGGCGCGAGCGCGGTGCTGCTGTTCGGCCATCCCTCCTCGCCGCTGGCGCAGCCGGCCAATGTCATCGGCGGCTATGCCCTGTCGGTCACGGTGGGCATCGTCTTCACCCTGCTGTTTCCCGGCGCCTGGTGGGCGGCGGCGCTGGGGGTGGGCCTCGCCATCCTCGCCATGCTGCTCTTGCGCGTGTCGCATCCGCCCGCCGGCGCCGTGCCGGTGCTGATGGCGGCCTCGCCCATCGACCCGTTTGAACTGTCCGGCATCGTCATCGCCGGTGCCGTCTGCCTCGTGGCGGTGGCGAGCCTCTACCACCGGCTGCCGCCGCGTCACCACGAGTACCCACGTCGGGCGGGCTGAAACCGAGCCGTCACCCGTTCCGCACGCTTTAACGCCGGCCGCCGCGCCGGCGCCCCTGTGGCCTGCAGCCGGTTCGCCGGTGTGCAACCTCCGGCCGCTCCTTGATCCGATCCTTCCGCAGACGCCCCGAGCTGCGCGAAGGAACGGCCTCAGGGGGCGGCCGATTTCATTTCGGAGCCCCCGCATGCTGGCAAGCTTCCTCGCCCCCTTCCGCCGCGCGCCCGAGGAGGCCAAGGCGAGCCGCACCGGGCGCCTCATCGCACTCCTCTCCGCCGGCAGGCCGCGCTGGACCCCGCGCGATTACGCTTCGCTGGCCCGCGAGGGCTATGCCCGCAACGCCATCGCCTACCGCGCCGTGCGGCTCATCGGTGAGGCGGCGGCGACCGTGCCCTTGGTGCTCACGGTGAACGGGCGCGAGCACGACACCCACCCCTTCCTCGATCTCCTCGCCCGGCCCAACCCGCGCCTCACCCGGGCGGCCTTGTTCGAGGCCATCTGCTGCCATTTGCTGGTGGCCGGCAACGCCTATGTGGAGGCGGTGGCGCTCGATGGCGCGCCGCGCGAGCTGCATCTGCTGCGCCCCGACCGGGTGCGCGTGGTGCCGGGGCCGGACGGCTGGCCCGAGGCATTCGACTACACGCTGGGCAGCGAGACCGTGCGCATCGCGCAGGACACTTTGGTGCCCGGCGCCGACGTGCCGCCCATCCTGCATCTCTCCGCCTTCAACCCGCTGGACGACCATTACGGCTTCGCCCCGCTGGCGGCCGCGCAGCAGGCGCTCGATCTCCACAACGCCGCCAGCGCCTGGAACAAGGCGCTCATCGACAATGCCGCCCGGCCCTCCGGCGCCCTCGTCTATGGCGGCACGGGCGCGTTGACGGAGGAGCAGTTCGAGCGGCTGAAGGGCGAGCTGGAAGCCTCCTTCCAGGGCGCGGTGAATGCCGGCCGCCCGCTGCTGCTGGAAGGCGGGCTCGACTGGCGCCCGCTCTCCCTCTCGCCCAAGGACATGGACTTCGAGGCCGCCCGCAATTCCGCCGCGCGGGAGATCGCGCTGGCCGTTGGCGTGCCGCCCATGCTGCTCGGCATCCCCGGCGACAACACCTATGCCAACTACGCCGAGGCGAACCGCGCGCTCTGGCGCCAGAGCGTCGTGCCACTGGTGCGCCGCGTGTGCGACGCCCTCGCTCTGTGGCTCGCCCCGGCCTATGGCGGCGGCCTCACCCTGGTGCCCGACCTCGACCAGATCGAGGCGCTTTCCGCCGAGCGCTCGGAACTGTGGGCGCGGGTGGGCGCGGCGGACTTCCTGAGCGACGCGGAGAAGCGGGCGGCGGTGGGGTATCAGGGGTAGGGCGACTCAGGTCAGTTCGTCGCTTTCGACGATGGGACTGATCCAGCCCGCCTCGTTCGCAGGGCCAAATCTGGTAACGTAGCGATCGAAATATTTGGCAAACCATTTGTTGTACGAATAGTGTTTATGGTTTTCCCGCGAGTCTTCTAAGAGCTGTGCGATGATGTCACGGCATGCGCGTATGTATCGGAATGGCTCTGATGTCGAAAATTTGGCCCATCCGATGGTATGGCTCGCCTTTGCACGTTCCTCGAAGTCTTTAAGGGTATGGATAAAATAGGGGCCGTCCCCGGCAGGGATGACCCACCGGGTGCCGCTCGCCTCGAGGAGCACCCGTGCGGGCTTCTGTACGATGATGCGGGGGAAGATGGCAGACTGAGTCTCCAGCTGATACGCGCGTACGAGCGCTGGGCCGAGCACGGTGCCATCGCGGTGAAGGAGATCGCCGCGTACAAGAGCGCCGCGCGTCAGAAAGCCCGCCCGCAGCAACGCGATGCAGATACTGTTGACGCTCCATGCAAGATCGCACAATCGACTCATATTGTCTTCGGCATGGGAACATGCAGCGGTGGATATGATGATGCTGTCCGAAAACACGGACAGTTCCAGTTCGCCGCCATGTATATTTGTTATCTTGTCCTTTGAAGTCTGGTGTATTTTTTTGACGTTTGAGATGACGGACTTGGCATTTTCTGCATGTTGCATCACGTAGGCTGAGAAGCCTAAGATGTCGATAAAGCAAAGGAAGCGATCATCGTAGGTCTTTGCCTCATCCTCAGGGACGTCTTCGGTCACGGCACTTCGACGCGAATGATGCTGGCGGTGCGATCTTGGGCTTTGTGGGGATGCCCCTTGGCATCCAGGGGCTCCCATTGCTTCGTCAGCAGGCGCCCCCGGGGGGCAAGGGCACGGCCGGTGAGAGGATCCCACTCGTAGATCTCGTGCTCAAAATCCCGCGACCGCATGGAGGGCACGATCGTCCAGTCCGACACGTTGGTAAGCCGAATTCTGTAGAGTTCGTCGATAGGGCAACTATCCGTATGATCGTCGTAGATATTCAGGTAGGCGGAGCCGTGGTCGCTAATGTCGCGAACGAAGCCGATGATCTTCCGGCGACGTTCTCGCTCTGGCGACTGGATGAGGTAAACGACCTCGCCGCGCCGGAGGGCGCCATTCGCACGGTTCCTGCCGCATCTTATCAACGCGTGGATGATGCTCTTATTCTTTTTCAGGTTATCGGACAAAGAAAGGGGCAGCGAAATCAATGCCTCGTCCTGGTTGGTCGGCATATGGGCTTAAGCGTGTATCGCGTCAAAATACAACTTAAACGATAATTCATCTGCGGGCAACAACCTGCTCCGCTTTCGCTCCCCCTTCGCGAGCCCCCCATGGATACCCTCATCCGCACCTTCGCCGAGCGGGGCGATCTCGCGCATCTGGCGCTGCTGCTGTGGGCGCTGGCGGCCACCGCCGGCCTGTGGCGGACGCTCACCGAGCTGGCCCGTGCCAATGCGCGGATGGACGCGCTGGTGCGCGAGCTGGCCCGCTTCAACGCGCGTTTCGACGACCTCTCCTGACCCCCCAACACATCCTCGGAGACACCCATGCGATCGCCATTCCAGAAGGCGTCCGCGCCGCGCATCCGCGCGCTCACCGGCGGGCCCAAAACCAAGGCCCGCGCCACGCCGCCGGCCCCTCCCGCCGCTGCCGGCACGGTCTTCCGCGAGTTCGTGGCGACGCTGGAGCGCATCGAGAAGAGCCGCCGCCGCAAGAAGCCGGCCCCGCCCGCAGGGGGCGCCTGAGCCATGGCGGCCTCTGACCCCCCAACCGACGGCTACGCCATCGAGGGCTATGCCTGCCTGTTCGACGTGCCGGACCTCGGCCGCGATCTCGTCGAGCGCGGCGCCTTCGCGGCGAGCCTCGCCCGCCAGGGCGCGGGCGGCGTGCGCATGCTCTACCAGCACGATCCGGCCGAGCCCATCGGCGTGTGGACCGATGTGATCGAGGACGGGCGCGGCCTCTATGTGCGCGGCCGGCTCTCGCCCTTCGTCGCCCGCGCACGGGAGGTGGCGGCGCTGGTCCGCGACGGCGCGCTGGACGGCCTCTCCATCGGCTTCAAGGCGGTGACGGCCCGCACCGATCCGCGCACGCGCCTGCGCCGCATCGCCCGCATCGATCTGTGGGAGGTGTCCGTCGTCACCTTTCCCATGCAGCCGCAAGCGCGCATTGCGCGCAAAACCGACGACGCCCGCATTGCGCGCAAAACCGACGACGCCCGCATCCGGCGCCCGGCCCCGTCCCCGGCCGCTTTGCTCACCGCCGCGGCCGCCCGCCTGCGCGCCGCCGCCAGCGCCTGATCTCCGCTCAACAGAAGGTTCTTCCCATGTCGCTGAATACTGGCACTCACGAGGGTGCGCCCGAAACCAAGGTGGCCGGCGCCGAGCAGCGCATCGCGGTCGCCGATTTCCTGTCCGCCTTCGAGGCCTACAAGGAAACCAACGACGCGCGCCTTGCCCAGATGGAGCGCCGCGGCGCGGACGTGCTCACCACCGAGCAGCTGGCCCGCATCGATGCGGCCCTCGACGCCCACCAGGCGCGGCTCGATGCCCTCGCCACCAAGGCCCGCCGCCCGGCGCTGGGCGCGGCGCCCGAGCGCACCGCGGATGCCTCCCAGCACGGCGCGGCGTTCGACACCTATGCCCGCCATGGCGAGGCCGGCGGCCTGAAGGCGCTGGAGGCGAAGGCCCTCTCCGCCGGCACCGGCGCGGACGGCGGCTATCTCGTGCCCTACGAGGCGGAGCAGGAGATCGGCCGGCGGCTCGCCGCCCTGTCGCCCATCCGCGCGCTCGCCACGGTGCGGGTGATCGGCGCCGGCACCTATCGCAAGCCCTTCATGACCTCAGGCCCCGCCTCCGGCTGGGCGGCCGAGACGGCGGCCCGCCCGCAGACGGACAGTCCGGTCCTCGCCGAGCTCGCCTTCCCCGCCATGGAGCTTTACGCCATGCCGGCGGCGACGCAGGCGCTGCTCGACGATGCGCAGGTGAACATCGAGGACTGGCTGGCGCAGGAGGTGGACGCCGCCTTCGCCGAGCAGGAGGGCACCGCCTTCGTCACCGGCGACGGGGTGGCCAAGCCCAAGGGCTTCCTGGCCTATACCAAGGTCGCCGAGAGCGCCTGGACCTGGGACAAGGTGGGGTTTGTTGCCACCGGCGCGGCCGGCGCCTTCCCCTCCGCGACGCCGGCTGATCCGCTCCTCGATCTCGTCTATGCGCTGAAGGGCGGCTACCGCCAGAACGCCACCTTCGTGATGAACCGCAAGACGCAAGGCGCCGTGCGCAAGCTGAAGGACGAGAACGGCAATTATCTCTGGGCGCCCCCCGCAGGCGTCGGCCAGCCGGCGAGCCTCCTCGGCTTCCCGGTCGCCGAGAGCGAGGCCATGCCGGACATCGCTGCGGACGCCCACGCCATCGCCTTCGGCGACTTCCGCCGCTTCTATCTGGTGGTGGACCGCGCCGGGGTGCGGGTGCTGCGCGACCCGTATTCGGCCAAGCCTTACGTGCTGTTCTACACCACCAAGCGCGTGGGCGGCGGCGTGCAGGACTTCGACGCCGCGAAGCTCATGAAGTTCGCCGCGAGCTGAGGGCTGTTCCCCGGACCAGCGACGGCGAAAGCCGGCGCGCCGATCCGGGGGCCAGCGCAAAAGTGCCGCGAAGCGGGCGCGCTCTCCCCTCTCCCCTTGCGGGAGAGGGGCCGGGGGTGAGGGGTGTTCAGCGCCAACCGTCCGGCTGCGGCCTTGCGCGGCACCAGCCCCCTCACCCGTCTCGCGGCTGCGCCGCGATCCACCCTCTCCCGCAAAGGGGAGAGGGAAAAATGACCCCCTCAGTTCGGCAGCACCAGGCAGGCGCCGCCGGCCTTGCGGAGGCGCTCGCACATCTTCATGCCCTCGGCCTTGGACTGGGCCGGCAGGCGCACGCGATAGAAGGTGCGCGGGCCGCGCCCGCCCACCCGCGTGGAGATGATGACCGGCACGAGGTCCGCGAACACCTGCGGCGCGCGCTGCGCCTCGCGCCGGAAGGAGGCCAGCGCAATGTCGCGCGAATAATTGCCGGAGATCTGCACGCCCCAGGGCGCGAACAGCGCATTCGCCGGCTGGCCCGCCGCCGGCGCCGGCGCACCCTTGCGCAGGCTCGCGACAGTGGCGAGGCACGGCTCGGGCGGAAAATCCGCCGGGCCGAAGGCGGCCGTGCCCTGCTTCTTCAGCCCGGCCCAATCCTCCGCCGTGCGGCCGGTGATGATGCGCACATAGGCGCGCGTCTCGTTGGGCAGTCCGCCGCCGCCGAGGAACCCGTTCACCCGCCCCGGCCCGGCATTGTAGGCGGCTGCCGCGAGGCCGAGATTGCCGAACCGCCGGTTGAGATCGGCGATCAAGGCGGCAGAGGCGGGGATCGCCGCCTCCGGATCGAACGGATCTGTGAGCCCGCGCTCCTTCGCCGTGCCCGGCATGAATTGGGCGATGCCCTGCGCGCCCGCGCGGCTCACCACGTCCGGGCGGAACGAGCTTTCCTGCCAGATGAGGCGGGTGAGGAAGGAGGCGGGCAGCCCCTCCTTCGCCGCTGCCCCGTCGATGAGCCGGCAAATGGCGTGATCGACGGTCTCGCCGCCGGGGGATTGGGCGTGCGCGGGGGCCGCGAGCGCGAGAAGGACCACGAAGCCGCGCCATGCATGCTGCAGGGCGGCGCGCACGTCAGAGCCCGGTCGCGGGGAGGGGGCTCCCCAGCATCTTGGCGGTGCTGGTGATCCAGTCGCGATGCAGCGACACCAGGGTGACGCCTGTGACGCCGCCGCAGCCGCGCGCGCCGCCCGCGGCGGTCGCCCAGCCGACCACGCCGGCCACCGCGCCGTCGAGGAAGGCCGGCCCGCCGGAATCCCCGGTGCAGGCCCCGGCCGCGCCCTCTGGCGCGGACAGCCGCACCATGATGCCCCCGGTGCTGCCGATGGAGGGCAGGGCGACGCTGCGCAGCGTGCCCGCGCTCTTCATGGCGCCATCGGCGGTCACGCCATAGCCGGCGATCCGGAAGGTGGCGCCCTTCTCCGGCAGTCCCGTGGCCGGGCTGAGCCGCGCCGTGCGGAAGCGCGCGGGCAAAGGCTCGGCGAGCTTCACCAGGGCGAGGTCCGGCGTCGGCCGGCGGGTCTGGAACTGGTCGGCGTCGAAGCGCGGATGCACCGAAACGCGCGCCGCCGGCACCAGC
The nucleotide sequence above comes from Xanthobacter flavus. Encoded proteins:
- a CDS encoding HPP family protein; translated protein: MGLVGGAAAFTSLPLLIAPFGASAVLLFGHPSSPLAQPANVIGGYALSVTVGIVFTLLFPGAWWAAALGVGLAILAMLLLRVSHPPAGAVPVLMAASPIDPFELSGIVIAGAVCLVAVASLYHRLPPRHHEYPRRAG
- a CDS encoding phage portal protein, coding for MLASFLAPFRRAPEEAKASRTGRLIALLSAGRPRWTPRDYASLAREGYARNAIAYRAVRLIGEAAATVPLVLTVNGREHDTHPFLDLLARPNPRLTRAALFEAICCHLLVAGNAYVEAVALDGAPRELHLLRPDRVRVVPGPDGWPEAFDYTLGSETVRIAQDTLVPGADVPPILHLSAFNPLDDHYGFAPLAAAQQALDLHNAASAWNKALIDNAARPSGALVYGGTGALTEEQFERLKGELEASFQGAVNAGRPLLLEGGLDWRPLSLSPKDMDFEAARNSAAREIALAVGVPPMLLGIPGDNTYANYAEANRALWRQSVVPLVRRVCDALALWLAPAYGGGLTLVPDLDQIEALSAERSELWARVGAADFLSDAEKRAAVGYQG
- a CDS encoding HK97 family phage prohead protease, encoding MAASDPPTDGYAIEGYACLFDVPDLGRDLVERGAFAASLARQGAGGVRMLYQHDPAEPIGVWTDVIEDGRGLYVRGRLSPFVARAREVAALVRDGALDGLSIGFKAVTARTDPRTRLRRIARIDLWEVSVVTFPMQPQARIARKTDDARIARKTDDARIRRPAPSPAALLTAAAARLRAAASA
- a CDS encoding phage major capsid protein, giving the protein MSLNTGTHEGAPETKVAGAEQRIAVADFLSAFEAYKETNDARLAQMERRGADVLTTEQLARIDAALDAHQARLDALATKARRPALGAAPERTADASQHGAAFDTYARHGEAGGLKALEAKALSAGTGADGGYLVPYEAEQEIGRRLAALSPIRALATVRVIGAGTYRKPFMTSGPASGWAAETAARPQTDSPVLAELAFPAMELYAMPAATQALLDDAQVNIEDWLAQEVDAAFAEQEGTAFVTGDGVAKPKGFLAYTKVAESAWTWDKVGFVATGAAGAFPSATPADPLLDLVYALKGGYRQNATFVMNRKTQGAVRKLKDENGNYLWAPPAGVGQPASLLGFPVAESEAMPDIAADAHAIAFGDFRRFYLVVDRAGVRVLRDPYSAKPYVLFYTTKRVGGGVQDFDAAKLMKFAAS
- a CDS encoding lytic transglycosylase domain-containing protein is translated as MVLLALAAPAHAQSPGGETVDHAICRLIDGAAAKEGLPASFLTRLIWQESSFRPDVVSRAGAQGIAQFMPGTAKERGLTDPFDPEAAIPASAALIADLNRRFGNLGLAAAAYNAGPGRVNGFLGGGGLPNETRAYVRIITGRTAEDWAGLKKQGTAAFGPADFPPEPCLATVASLRKGAPAPAAGQPANALFAPWGVQISGNYSRDIALASFRREAQRAPQVFADLVPVIISTRVGGRGPRTFYRVRLPAQSKAEGMKMCERLRKAGGACLVLPN
- a CDS encoding S1 family peptidase → MMTLRPLALALALLSAGPAHAIVGGGTATADVAAQTVMIVSTRGASCTGTVLARDLVLTAAHCVAPKADYAVAILGDGEPRLVPAARVSVHPRFDADQFQTRRPTPDLALVKLAEPLPARFRTARLSPATGLPEKGATFRIAGYGVTADGAMKSAGTLRSVALPSIGSTGGIMVRLSAPEGAAGACTGDSGGPAFLDGAVAGVVGWATAAGGARGCGGVTGVTLVSLHRDWITSTAKMLGSPLPATGL